The region TAGGTGCTGGTCGCGAGCTCGTAGGAACCCTCGGAGTCGATCGGGCTCAGACAGCGACCGAGCCCGGCTTTGTCGAGCCGCCCGAGATCACAGGCGTTGGGCTGATTGCCGCAGTCGGCGTCCGTCGAGCAGGGTGTGTCGGTGGACCCGATGTAAATGTGCTCGGCGCAAGCCTTGATCGTGCAGCCGCCGGCCACGCACTCGTTGGACGCACACTGCTCGTTGTTCTGGCAAGGCGGCGGCTGCTGCGTCGTGCAGCCCTTGCAGTTGACCACGATTCGCGCTCCTGCGATCTGCACCTGGGTGGCGCAACCGCGGCTCGCCGAGCGTCGCGCGACGAAATCGAACAGCTCCTGCACCTCGGAGCCGGACAGCTGCATCTTGCTGATGCTGTTGTCGAACGGGAAGATGTTGAACATCTGCTCGACGGTGATCGGCCCCGGCACCAGATCGGCGCGAATGCCCGTGGTGTTGGTCAGCGAGAAATCCGTCTCGATGCCCAGCCGTCGCCACATGGCGCTCGAGATCAAGTTGCCGAGCGGAGAATCGCCGCCGCCGGTTCCAAAGCGCCTTGCGCCGTCCGGAGCAAATCCGACCAAGAGATCGAGATCGACCAAGAGATCGAGCCCCGCTCGGTACGGCTCGAGCACCTCGGACACCGCGCGGTCCATCGGCAGATCCGAGGTGATCGGGGTGATCGTGTACTGATGGCTGGCGATCTCGAAGCCGTTCAGCGGATCGTAGGGGAAGTCGAGGTCCTCTTGCCGGTTGCTGAGCACCAGGTCGAGCCGTCCGACGTACTTGCTGAAGGCCCCCGAGTGTGTGAGCAGCGCCCGACGCGGGTTGCAGTAGCGGCGCTTGGGGTGCCCGTCGGCGTCCCGGAGGTAGATGTAGTGTTGCCCAGCTTCGTCGACGCGCGCGCAGTCTTCGACGGTCTGCGGAGGCTGCAGCACGATGTGGTTGTGCCCGCCCAGTACCACGTCGATGCCCGTGGTCCCGCGGATCATCTCCTGGTCCGACGACAGCCCCAGGTGGGTCACGAAGACGATCACGTCCACCAAAGGCCGCAACAGATCGATGTAGGCCTGAGCGACGTCGATGGTCTCGAGCGGCGTGATCCCCAGCCGACTCGGCCGTTCGTAGAGGGACGAGAGGCTGGACAGGTTGCCCATGCCGATGACCCCCACCTTGAGGCCGCGCAGGTTGAACGTCGTGAACGGCTGCAGCACGTTCTCGAGGCCGGGGCTCATGGGGTTCTGCGGGTCGTCGAGCAGGTAGTTCGCAGCCAGCACCGGGTAGTTGGCCCACTTGTAGAGCTGGGTCCGTGCGTTCAGCGCGCCCTTGTCGAACTCGTGGTTGGCGATGACCTGTGCGTCGATGCCCATGGCGCTGAGCGCCCGGATCTCGGCCTCACCGTCGAAGAAGTTGAAGACCGGCGCGCCCTGGAAACAGTCGCCCCCGTCGATGTGCAGGACGCGATCGCTCTTGGCTCGCTCGCGCGCGACGACCGACGCCATGCGTGCGACGCCACCCACCGTAGTGACGGCGTCCGCTGTGCCGAGCCCGAGCGAGGCGTCACTCTGGGTGATCTGGATGGCGTACGGAAACAGGCGAGAGTGGATGTCCGAGGTGTGGATCAGCGTGAGCTTGGTCTGGCCCTTGAGCGCCACCGCCGGCGGGTTCTCCGGGCAGCCGGCCAGGGAGACCGCGCACAAGAGGGCGAGCAAGATGGACAGAAACGCTCGCCAGCTCATTGAATTATCGGCATTAGCAAGACGGCGGGGGGGCGCCAAGCCCTACGATTTTCGCCCTCGCGGTGAGTCCGTCGCCTGACCCCGATGCGCGGAAGAAAGGGCCCCGTGGTGCCCGATTTGGCCTCAGCGGCCGTAGACCAAATCGACCAGGCGCTCCCCCAGGGTCTTGGCGACCCAATCCTCGATCTCGGCGGCCGTCGCCAGCGTGAGCGCGTGTGCGGCGGCTTGCTCGACCTCGTCGATGGTGAAACGACCGATGGCCATCTTCACTTTCGGAATGGCCGCGGCCTCCAGACTCAGCGAGCGCACCCCGAGACCGACCAGGAGTGCGCTCGCGATGGGATCGCTCGCCATGGCTCCACACACACTGACCTCGCGCCCGTGGGCCGCGCCGGCCACGACCACGCCGCGGATCAGGCGCAGGATCGCGGGGTCGAACGGCGTTGCGAGATAAGCGAGGCCCGGGCTCCCGCGATCGACCGCCAGGCAATACTGGACCAGATCATTCGTACCGATGCTGAGGAAGGCAGACTCGCGGGCAAATTCGTCGGCCATCACGGCCGCGCTCGGGACCTCGACCATGATGCCGAGCGGAATGCCGTCGGCGCGAGCATGCCCGGCCCGATCCACATCGGCGATCGCGCTTTCGAGCAGCCCCTTCACCGCGCGCAGCTCGGTCAGGCTAGCGACCATCGGCACCATGATGCTCAGGCGACCGTGGGCCGACGCTCGCACCATGGCCCTGAGCTGGGTGCCAAATAACTCCGGCCGTGCCAGCCCGAGACGCACCGCCCTGAGCCCCAGCGCCGGGTTCATGTCCGGAGGCAGATGGAACGCCGAGACGAACTTGTCGCCGCCGATGTCGAAGGTTCTGAGCGTGACCGGGCACGGGTGCACGGTCTCCAAGACGCGGCGGTAGACCGCGTATTGCGCGTCTTCGCTCGGCGGCTCGGTCCGCTCCAGGAACAGAAATTCGGTGCGGTACAGACCCACGCCTTGCGCCCCGTGGGCCACGGCCACGTCGGCTTCGCCCGGCAGCTCGATGTTCGCCTTGAGCTCCACCGCCACCCCGCAACGGGTCGCAGCCGGTCGGTCGCGCTCGACCAACATCGCGCGCGCAGCGACCTTGTAGCGCTCCGCGCGAGCCATGGCTTCGTCCACCGTGGCCGCGTCCGGGCCAACGATCACGCGCCCCCGATTACCGTCGACCACCAGCAGGTCGCCAGTTCCTACCTGGTCGAGCAGCCCTTTGACACCCACCACGGCCGGGATCTCGAGCGCGCGGGCCAGGATTGCAGTGTGGTTCGTCCGTGCGCCGACCTCGGTGACCAGCGCCAGCACGTGCTCGCGCGAGAAAGTCGCGGTCTCGGCCGGTGACAGGTCGTGCGCTACGATGACGACCGCCTCACCTCGGTCCGACACCAGCGGCACACGCGGCTGCCCCGAGAGCGCCATCTGGATGCGATCTCCCACGAACTCGAAGTCGTGGCTGCGCTCGGCCAGATACGGATCCTCGGCGCCGCCGAGCTGCGCGGCCATCCGGCGCACCGCCGCGTCGAGCGCCCACTCGGCACACTTGTGCTCCGTCCGCATCTGGCGCTCGACCTCGCCGCGCAGGGTCTCGTCCTCGATCATCAAGATGTAGGCCTCGAGGATCGAGAGCTCGGCGCGCGCGCGCGAAGTCCGAACCCGCTCCATCACCTCGCGGAGCCCCTTGGATGCCGAGCCCACGGCTTGATCGAAGCGGGCAAGCTCCGCGAGCGCGGCGTCGGGCTCGATGTGGCGATGTGCGACGCCGGGACGTTTGGTGTCCACGACGACGGCACGACCCACCGCCAGCCCCGGTGCCCCGGCAATGCCGACGAGCGCGAGCGAGCTCTGCGGCGCGCTGACGTCGTCCATTTTGCTCACTCCCCCTCCCCGAAACGATCGTCGATGAGCTTGCCGATCTCTGCGATGACCTCGGCTGCGCCCTCCCCGTTGGCTTCGACGTCGATGTTCGAGCCTTGGGACCCACAAAGCAAGAGCACACCCATCACACTCTTGGCGTTCGCGCTCTGCCCCGCTCGGGACAGTGTGACCTCACAGCGGTAGCGCGAAGCGACCTGCACCAGCTTGGTCGCGGCGCGGGCGTGCAGCCCCAATTTGTTCTTGATCTGGAATGTGCTTCTGAGAACGCTCAACTCACCCCCCCACCAGCGCCCTGCGGTTGCTCCTCGACTTTAGCCTTTTCGACATCGCGGTGCACGACGTCGATTACGCGTCCAAGGGCTGCGCCGACGGTCGCGGCGAGACGCTCGGCGACGACGACGGAGCGATGGCGCCCCCCGGTGCAACCAAATCCGACGGTGAGGTAGCTCTTGCCTTCACGTTCGAAGCGCGGAATCGAAAAGCTCAAGAGGTCGGCGAGCTTGCTCAGCAGCTCACCGGTCTCGGCGTGCCCGAGCACGAAATCGCGAACCGATGCGTCCGTTCCCGGCAGCGACTTCAACTCCGGCACGAAGTACGGGTTCTGCAAGAATCGGAGGTCGAAGAGCAAGTCTGCGTCTACGGGCGCGCCGTATTTGAAGCCGAACGACACAAATCGCGCGTGCATGCGCGGTGCGCCGCCGACGCCAGGACCGAACAGGTCGAGCACGGCACGCCGCAGGTCGTGCACACTCTGGGTGGTCGTGTCGAGCACGCGCGTCGCCCGCACCCTCAGTGCGGAGAGTTGCTCGCGCTCGATCCGTACGCCCTCGAGCACGTCGATGGCGGGCTGGTCTCCGGCCGGCCTGAGCGCAGCGATCAGTGGATGTGGGCGCCGGGTGCTGGAGAAACGGCGCAAGAGCGCCGCATCCGAGGCATCCAAGAACAACACCGAGAGCTCACGACCGGCGGCATCGATGCCGTCGAAGACACTGCCGATGTTGTCCAGGAAGCTGCGGACTCGCACGTCGATGCCGAAGGCCAGACGCCGCACGTTGCCGTGCTCGAGGGCCTCGATGGTCGAGGGCAAGACTGCCGGGGGCAGGTTGTCGACGCAAAAAAAACCCAGGTCCTCGAGGGCGTGCAGCGCCGTCGACTTGCCCGCCCCGGACAGCCCCGTGACCACGACGACTCGCGTCGCCTCCGTCATTTCTTTCGCTCTCCGAGCGGTGATACCGGCGGCGGCGCCGAGCTCTCCGTCGCCCGAGCCGTCCGCGCTGGCGGAGCGCGGGTGTCGACCGCGCGACCCGCCTCGGCATCCACGCGTTCGATGAACTCACGCGCGGGGTGATGACCCGCCTGGCGCAGGAGCTCGTCGCGCGCCGCGATCTCGATGATCGAGCTCATGTTGCGGCCGGGGCGCACCGGGACACTCACTTCACGAACCGGCACCCCCAAGAGCTCACGGTGGTGATCGTCGACCCCAAGCCGCTCGTAGCCCTCCCGGTCGCCGTGGGCGGAATCGAGATGCACCACCAGATCGATGCGTTTGCGCTCGCGAACCGCGGTCACGCCGTACAGATCCTTGATGTTGAGGATGCCGAGCCCGCGCACCTCGATGTGGTGGCGCAGCAGCGCAGCGGGCTGGCCGAACACCATGCCCGGGGGTTTGTAGTCGCACTCGATCACGTCGTCGGCGACCAGCCGGTGACCCCGCATCACCAGCTCGAGCGCACACTCACTCTTGCCGATCCCGCTCTTGCCGAGCAGCAGCACGCCCACCTCGAACACATCGACCAAGACGCCGTGCACTCGAGCGCGCGGCGCCAGGCGTTCGTCGAGCAGGGTGTGCAGCGCGGTGATGGCCTGCGACGAACGCTCCTGGGCCACGACCAGCGGTGTGCCAGTGCGTTCTGCTCGGTCCACCAACACCTGGGGCGCGGCTACGCCTCGGGTGATGATGACCAGCGACAACCCGAGGGCGAACAAATGAGCGGCCGCCTCGTCTTGGTCGGCGGGGGGCAGGCTCTCGATGAACGAGATCTCGGTCTCTCCCAGGATCTGGATCCGCCCGGGGACGATGCCGTATGGGTGACCCACCAGCGCCAGCCCCGACTTCTGGATCCGCGGGTGGGACACCAGTCGGTCGGTCCCGCTCCTACCGGCGACCAACTCGAGCGCGAGGTCGAGAGCTCGATCATCGAGCAACGCCCGCACCGTCAGAGAGCGCGTTGCGTTGTTCGGAGGCTCGTAGACCGTCATGGTTCACCTCGGGTCTATGTCGTGCTCGCTGATCAGCTGGAACACCGCGTCCGAATCATCGGCGGTTATCAGGCGCCTCCGCACCTCTGAATCCCGCAGCAAACGCGAGATCCGCGCCAGCGCCCGCAGGTGCTCGCCGGCCGCGCGCTTCGGCCCTACCACCCCGAAGATGATGCTGACATCGCCCCCGTCGATGGAGTCGAAGGGCACCCCGCGCGGGCACAAGATCAGCGCCGCGGCCTGGCCTGGTGCACTCTCGACCGAGGTATGCGGGATGGCCACGCCGTCGCCGATGCCCGTACTTTGCAGGCGCTCGCGTTCGGCGAGCGCTTCCTCGAGGGCTTCGTTGTCAGCGCCTACCACCGGCGCGATGTACTCCGCGAGGCGATGCAGGGCGCTTTTCTTGTCGGACACACTGCCGGACACATCGACGAAGATGCGTCCTCTATCGAGCATTTCGCTAAGGCGCATGAGGGCTCCACGCTCCGCGGCGCTCTCGCCGAACGGAGGCCCGTTGTGGGTTCAGGAACGTTTCTTTTTGGCTTTCGTTCCCCCGGTTCCACTCTTCTTCGCGGCGGCTGTCTTCTTCTTCGCCACGCGTTTGATCGCAGGCTCTGCCAGCGGTGCGGGCGCCGCTGCGGCGCTCGATTTGATCGTGTCGCGGCCGCGGCGTTTCTTGGACTCTGCGGCTCCTTTGGCACCGCGGATCTGCCGTTCCAGTTTGTCGATCACTCGATCGATCGATGCGTACATGTCTTCGCTCGCCTCTTTGGCCTCGAGGTGCGCGCCACCAGCCGAGATCCGCGTCTCGGCGATGTGTTTCAGCCGATCGATCGACAGGGTCACCTTCGCCGTCATGGGCTGACGCAGGAACTTCTGGAGCTTTGCGACCTTGTCGTTCGCGTAGGTCTTGATCGCTCCACTGGTCGCCATGTGCCGGAAAGTGATGCTGATGTTCAAAGGTGGCCTCCTGATCCATACTCTATAGGACGTCCGGCAAACCGCGACAACGATGTCGGGCGGAGGAGAGTGGGCCGGCGTCGGCACGTCCGCTCGGGAGCGCCCGGCCGCGGGGCGGCTGCGCTGAAATTGCGGCAGGGGCGAGCGGAGTGAACCCCTGGTGGGGCCTCGACTAAAACAGCCGTTTGCGTTTGCTGGACGACAGGATCCCGAGCATCTCGCGGTATTTTGCCACGGTTCGCCGGGCTATCTTGATGCCCTCGGTCTTCTCGAGCAGCTCGACGATGGCCTGATCCGAGAGCGGGCTCTCTTTGTCCTCGTCCTCGATGATCTTCTTGATCGCCTGTTTGACGCTCTCGCTCGCAATGTCGTCTTCCCCAACCCGGCGGATGCTGGAGTTGAAGAAGTACTTGAGCTCGAACAACCCCTGGGGAGTGTGGACGTACTTGTTGGTGGTCACGCGCGAGATGGTCGACTCGTGCATGCCGACGGCCTCGGCGATGTCCCGCAGGATCATCGGCTTGAGGAACGCCACACCGTGGTCGAAGAACTCGCGCTGTTTCTCGACGATACACTCGGCGACCTTGATGATGGTCTTCCGACGTTGCTCGATGGCGCGGATCAGCCACTGGGCGTTGCGTAGCTTTTCCCCGATGAACTCCTTCGCCGTCGGGTCCTGCATCAATTTCTTGGTCAGGTTCTCGTTGATGAACAGGCGCTGGATGCCTTTGTCGTTGTCCATCACCCGCAGCTCATCGCCGTCCTTGATCACGTAGACGTCCGGCGTGATGCCAATCGAGCGGTCGTCGGTGTCGGTGAAGTTTCGTGCCGGGCGGCTCTCCAGCTTCTGGATCTCTTTTGCGGCCTCGTACACCTCTTCGAGCGGGATCTTCATCTCCCGCGCGATGGCCTGGTAGTTGTGTTTCTCCAGGTGGTGCAGGTGATTCTGGATGATCTCGGTCTCGATCTCGTCGAAGCCGATGGCCTTCGCCTGCACGAGCAGACACTCCTTGAGGTCCCGCGAGCCCACCCCCATGGGATCGAAGTTCTGGATCAGCTCCAGCACGTCGGGCGCGTCTTCCGGATGCAGTCCCGCCTCTTCGGCTAGATCTTCGATGGTCAGGTCCGGCGTGCGGGTCCCGTCCGCGCGCTCGACGCCCTCGAGATCCAGATAACCCTTCTCGTCGAGATTGCCGATCACGAGCTCCGCGAAGCGCCGCTCACCCTCGGTGAAATCGCTGGTCGCGAGCTGCCACAGCAGGTGGTCCTGCAGGCTGCGGGGCTTGGTGAGATTTTGCTCGATCGGAGGCAGCTCGTCGAAGCCGCCGCGGTTGCCCGGCACGGGCTGCTGCAGCGTGCGATTTTCCAGGAACTTCTCCCAGTCGACCTCCCGCGCGGCCTTCTCACCCTCGCGAGACTCCTGGGTCTCGGTCGTGGAGCGCTCGAAGGCCGCCTCGGCTGCCGCCGTCTGGGCGCGGGCTCGAGGATCCTCGCCCGGTCCGCCGCGAACCTCCGCTTCTTCGTCGGAGAGCACCGGGTTGTTGTCGAGCTCTTTCCGGACTTCGTCGATCAACTCGAGGCGCGAGAGCTGCAGCAACTTGATGGCCTGCTGCAGCTGCGGCGTCATCACGAGCTGCTGGGACATTCGGAGCTGCTGCTTGATTTCCATGATTTTTTCGCGCGAAGTGGGCCGACGGGAACTCGGTCGCTTGGAAGTCTAGCAGGTCACGGCAAAAAGCGGGCCCACCAAAAATCTCGGTCGTCCGCCGACTCACCCGAGGTACCGGCGTCGAACGGCCGGGTGCTCCAAAAACGCGCTCGGTGTCGTGTCCGCCTCGATGCGGCCATCCAGCAGGAGCAGCACCCGGTCGCAGAAACGCAGGGCCTCGCTGACCCGGTGATCGGCCACCAGGACCGCCATGCCCTCAGCCGCGCGGGCGCGCAAGATCCGGCCAATTCGCTGGGCGCCGCTCGGATCCACGCCGGTGAGCGGCTCGTCGGAGAGCAGCACTTGGGGCTCGGCCACGAGCGCCCGTGCCAGCTCCAGGCGACGTCGCTCTCCACCGGAGAGCTTCCCGGCGGCGACGTCGATGCGCTCCGCCAGATCCACCTCCGCCGCGCGCTCCTCCGGCGGTCGCGCCGGCACCCGCGCGGCACGCTCGAAGCTGCGCAGGTTGTCCCGCACACTGAGCTCGAACAACACGCTCGCGGTCTGCGGCACGTACCCCAACCCCAGGCGGGCCCGCTTCCACAGCGGCAGCCTCCCCAGCTCGCGTCCAGCGAGCTGAACCGAACCACTCGCCGGCGCGAGCTCACCGCACAGCGTCTTGAAGAGTGTGCTCTTGCCGGCGCCGCTCGGCCCGAGCACGCCCACGATCTCGCCTCGCGCAACACTCAGCGAGACCCCGCGCAAGATCTCCACCCCGCCCAGCGAAACTCGAAGTTCGTCGGTGCTGAGCACGGGCAGCTCGGTCTCACTCACGGTCGACCCGAGCATTCTGCCGCTCGCTCGGCGCTACAAGCGGAGAACCCGCCGGCTGTACGGGAAGCGGCACCAAAACACCTGGCAACCCGGAGCTCAGCGCGCGGGGGGCTCGACCGGGATCGAACCCTTGACCTCTTTCAGCGTCAGCTTGCGGGTCGAGAGATCGATGGTCGCTTTGTCCGCCTCGACCCAGCCCTTGCCTCGTGCGAGGCGCACGCCCCCCGTCAGGGTCACCTCTCGTTTGGACAGATCGACCACGACCGAGCTGGCGGTCGCGTCGATGCCCTTTACCCGCGCTCGCACTCCGCCGCTGCCCTTGACCCAGCGCACTCGCGGCGCCTGGTCGTAGCGGATCTCGACCTTCGGGCAGGTGACGGTCAGCTCACCGAGCTTCGCCTCCACGTTGCCTTCGAGCAGCGCGTTGCCCTTGTCGATGTCCACGTCGAGTTTGTCGGCGCGTAGCTCGAGTTTCTCGCCCTCCACCACCGCCAAGGGCCCCGCGCTGGCGGGCGTGGCGACCACGCCGGCCGTCGCGAGCGCCGCCACAAACGCCACGCCAAAGAGCGCGGCACGGAGGGGGCGGGAGCGAAACTTCACGCTAAAATCCTAGCATGATCGACGAGACCAGGCCGGCGGCCATTCAATCCGAAAGCACTGCGCACAATGTACGTGCGCGTGCGGCCATCGCCGGAGGCGCCGGAATCATCAGGTCGCGCCGTCCTTCGCCGAGCGCCTCCGCCGCCTCGTCGGCGAGCAGCCGGCCGAGATCGGTCATGACGGCCGTCAACTCGTCCGCGTTCCCGCGGTCGCCGTCGCCGAGCGCGGCCGACAAGGCCGGCACGGCCATCGCGGCCGACAGCGCGCCCACCCGCGCCACGAGCGCGCGGTCGAAGGTCGGAGCGCGCCCCTCGGCGAGCGAGAAGGTCTCTCTCACCGCGGCCGCCAGCTGCGAGGCGAGCAGCGTGCGAGCCCGCCGCTGGACGAAGCGACGCGCGGCGGGATCCTCGACCATGGCCGCAACCCGCCGGGTGTCTTCCACGAAGCGCTCGACCGCCGCCCGGGACTTCGTCTCGAGCTCGCCCAGCAGCCGTTCCGGCTCGGACTCGAGCTCGAGCTCCGCCGCCTCGAGTTGGTCTCGCAGCAGAGCGACGGCCGCGGCGCCGGCTTGCTGCTCGTCGACGAGCCGCTCGGCGCCTGACGCCAGCCGTCTTGCGATGTCGAGGCAGCGCCGCTCGAGCACGCGATGTTTCAGCTGAGTGCTGCGCCCGACGACGACGCGCTCGACCAGGGCCTCGACCTCGGCGAACCGCGACGCCGCGAGCGCGCGTTCATCGCCGAGCTTGCCCTCGAGGGCGAGCCGCGCCGAGAACGCCACGACCGCGCCCTCGGGGGTTACCTGCGCGTCGGCGAGCCCGGCAGCTATGTGCTCGAGCGCGGCGCTGAGCTTGGCCTCGGCCTCCAGCCCGGAACCCAGACGATCGAGCTTGTTGAGCAAGATCACGAGCGGCAGCCCCTGCGCCTGGATCTCTTCGAGTACCAGCCGCTCGCTCTGCTTCAGCGGTTGGGTCACGTCGAGCAACCACAAGGCGACATGAGCCTCTTGAAACGCCGCGCGCGCCGTCACCGCGTGGGCCGAGTCGAGGGCGTTGAAGCCAGGCGTGTCCGTGAGCTCGAGCTTGCGCAGGAGCTCGAGCGGTGCGTACAGGGTCACGCTTTGAACCTGCTCCGCCGGCACCTCGCCGAGGGCTCTCTTCAGCTCTGCGTGCGGCACCACACGGTCCGGTGACCCGTCTCGCTGCTCGATACGCGCAAACCGATCCGGCGCCCAGACCAGGTGGTTCAGCGTCGCGGTGGTCGGCAACACGCCCACCGGTGCAACGCTCTCTCCGAGCAATGCGTTGATCAGGGAAGACTTTCCCGCGTTGAACTCCCCAACGATTGCCACGCGTAGCGGGCGGGCCAGCGCGGCGACGATCCCCGCGATTTCACCGGACAGCTCGGGGAGGGACAGCGCCCGGGCCAGGCGCTCGAGCTCCGCTGTGAGCGAAGGGAAATCGGGTGACCCATGCTCGGGCAACCACGCGGCGTAGAGCTCGCGCCGAAGCGTCTCTCCGAAGCGTGATTCCCCCGCGGCGTCCAGCGCGGCGAGTCGAGCGGATGCGTCGTCGGTCGCGAGTGCGGCCGAGAGTGCCCGCGCTTCTCGAGATAGCAAGGCTACGTCGCCCATGAGCTGCACGGCATCGCGGAGCGCCGAGCGATCTTCGTGCTCGATGGCGAGGGCGAGATAACGCTCGATCACCCTCGGGTCCCCCGCTCGCGCCGCTTCGCGCAGCGACGCGAGGGCCTCGGCGAGCGAGCCCCGCGCCAGGGCAAAGGCGGTCCTGAGCAGCGGCTCTCCGGCCAGGCCCACGTCCGCGACGACCACCGCGAGTTTGTCGCGCTGCGCTTCGTCCGCCCGGCGAGCGACGAAGTCGGCCAGCGCCGGGACCACTCCCGGAGCCTCCGTGAGCAGCGCCCGCACCCAAGCCGAGAGTGAGATGGCAGGCGAATCCAGCGCGAGGTGGCGGGCACGAATCAGCCAGCCTCGAGCGTCGAGCACTGCCGGGGGCTCGAGGCGTTCACCGAGCTCGCGCGC is a window of Myxococcales bacterium DNA encoding:
- a CDS encoding 5'-nucleotidase C-terminal domain-containing protein encodes the protein MSWRAFLSILLALLCAVSLAGCPENPPAVALKGQTKLTLIHTSDIHSRLFPYAIQITQSDASLGLGTADAVTTVGGVARMASVVARERAKSDRVLHIDGGDCFQGAPVFNFFDGEAEIRALSAMGIDAQVIANHEFDKGALNARTQLYKWANYPVLAANYLLDDPQNPMSPGLENVLQPFTTFNLRGLKVGVIGMGNLSSLSSLYERPSRLGITPLETIDVAQAYIDLLRPLVDVIVFVTHLGLSSDQEMIRGTTGIDVVLGGHNHIVLQPPQTVEDCARVDEAGQHYIYLRDADGHPKRRYCNPRRALLTHSGAFSKYVGRLDLVLSNRQEDLDFPYDPLNGFEIASHQYTITPITSDLPMDRAVSEVLEPYRAGLDLLVDLDLLVGFAPDGARRFGTGGGDSPLGNLISSAMWRRLGIETDFSLTNTTGIRADLVPGPITVEQMFNIFPFDNSISKMQLSGSEVQELFDFVARRSASRGCATQVQIAGARIVVNCKGCTTQQPPPCQNNEQCASNECVAGGCTIKACAEHIYIGSTDTPCSTDADCGNQPNACDLGRLDKAGLGRCLSPIDSEGSYELATSTYLAQGGSGFVVLKRNTTQLDTKIQQRDALIDWVRGGTPCGWKSEHTTSDGLKACDLDADCASVGPSYVCACQGNAAQAADGTCFSNGGCGGQGRCVVAKCRQSVADFYVSTCKNPESAVQIASCSGQINGCQLGGEQCKYLGCVDRNLGNFADGRVRMVGK
- the ptsP gene encoding phosphoenolpyruvate--protein phosphotransferase, coding for MDDVSAPQSSLALVGIAGAPGLAVGRAVVVDTKRPGVAHRHIEPDAALAELARFDQAVGSASKGLREVMERVRTSRARAELSILEAYILMIEDETLRGEVERQMRTEHKCAEWALDAAVRRMAAQLGGAEDPYLAERSHDFEFVGDRIQMALSGQPRVPLVSDRGEAVVIVAHDLSPAETATFSREHVLALVTEVGARTNHTAILARALEIPAVVGVKGLLDQVGTGDLLVVDGNRGRVIVGPDAATVDEAMARAERYKVAARAMLVERDRPAATRCGVAVELKANIELPGEADVAVAHGAQGVGLYRTEFLFLERTEPPSEDAQYAVYRRVLETVHPCPVTLRTFDIGGDKFVSAFHLPPDMNPALGLRAVRLGLARPELFGTQLRAMVRASAHGRLSIMVPMVASLTELRAVKGLLESAIADVDRAGHARADGIPLGIMVEVPSAAVMADEFARESAFLSIGTNDLVQYCLAVDRGSPGLAYLATPFDPAILRLIRGVVVAGAAHGREVSVCGAMASDPIASALLVGLGVRSLSLEAAAIPKVKMAIGRFTIDEVEQAAAHALTLATAAEIEDWVAKTLGERLVDLVYGR
- a CDS encoding HPr family phosphocarrier protein produces the protein MSVLRSTFQIKNKLGLHARAATKLVQVASRYRCEVTLSRAGQSANAKSVMGVLLLCGSQGSNIDVEANGEGAAEVIAEIGKLIDDRFGEGE
- the rapZ gene encoding RNase adapter RapZ; this translates as MTEATRVVVVTGLSGAGKSTALHALEDLGFFCVDNLPPAVLPSTIEALEHGNVRRLAFGIDVRVRSFLDNIGSVFDGIDAAGRELSVLFLDASDAALLRRFSSTRRPHPLIAALRPAGDQPAIDVLEGVRIEREQLSALRVRATRVLDTTTQSVHDLRRAVLDLFGPGVGGAPRMHARFVSFGFKYGAPVDADLLFDLRFLQNPYFVPELKSLPGTDASVRDFVLGHAETGELLSKLADLLSFSIPRFEREGKSYLTVGFGCTGGRHRSVVVAERLAATVGAALGRVIDVVHRDVEKAKVEEQPQGAGGGVS
- the hprK gene encoding HPr(Ser) kinase/phosphatase; the encoded protein is MTVYEPPNNATRSLTVRALLDDRALDLALELVAGRSGTDRLVSHPRIQKSGLALVGHPYGIVPGRIQILGETEISFIESLPPADQDEAAAHLFALGLSLVIITRGVAAPQVLVDRAERTGTPLVVAQERSSQAITALHTLLDERLAPRARVHGVLVDVFEVGVLLLGKSGIGKSECALELVMRGHRLVADDVIECDYKPPGMVFGQPAALLRHHIEVRGLGILNIKDLYGVTAVRERKRIDLVVHLDSAHGDREGYERLGVDDHHRELLGVPVREVSVPVRPGRNMSSIIEIAARDELLRQAGHHPAREFIERVDAEAGRAVDTRAPPARTARATESSAPPPVSPLGERKK
- a CDS encoding PTS sugar transporter subunit IIA, producing MRLSEMLDRGRIFVDVSGSVSDKKSALHRLAEYIAPVVGADNEALEEALAERERLQSTGIGDGVAIPHTSVESAPGQAAALILCPRGVPFDSIDGGDVSIIFGVVGPKRAAGEHLRALARISRLLRDSEVRRRLITADDSDAVFQLISEHDIDPR
- the raiA gene encoding ribosome-associated translation inhibitor RaiA gives rise to the protein MNISITFRHMATSGAIKTYANDKVAKLQKFLRQPMTAKVTLSIDRLKHIAETRISAGGAHLEAKEASEDMYASIDRVIDKLERQIRGAKGAAESKKRRGRDTIKSSAAAAPAPLAEPAIKRVAKKKTAAAKKSGTGGTKAKKKRS
- the rpoN gene encoding RNA polymerase factor sigma-54 produces the protein MEIKQQLRMSQQLVMTPQLQQAIKLLQLSRLELIDEVRKELDNNPVLSDEEAEVRGGPGEDPRARAQTAAAEAAFERSTTETQESREGEKAAREVDWEKFLENRTLQQPVPGNRGGFDELPPIEQNLTKPRSLQDHLLWQLATSDFTEGERRFAELVIGNLDEKGYLDLEGVERADGTRTPDLTIEDLAEEAGLHPEDAPDVLELIQNFDPMGVGSRDLKECLLVQAKAIGFDEIETEIIQNHLHHLEKHNYQAIAREMKIPLEEVYEAAKEIQKLESRPARNFTDTDDRSIGITPDVYVIKDGDELRVMDNDKGIQRLFINENLTKKLMQDPTAKEFIGEKLRNAQWLIRAIEQRRKTIIKVAECIVEKQREFFDHGVAFLKPMILRDIAEAVGMHESTISRVTTNKYVHTPQGLFELKYFFNSSIRRVGEDDIASESVKQAIKKIIEDEDKESPLSDQAIVELLEKTEGIKIARRTVAKYREMLGILSSSKRKRLF
- a CDS encoding ATP-binding cassette domain-containing protein — translated: MSETELPVLSTDELRVSLGGVEILRGVSLSVARGEIVGVLGPSGAGKSTLFKTLCGELAPASGSVQLAGRELGRLPLWKRARLGLGYVPQTASVLFELSVRDNLRSFERAARVPARPPEERAAEVDLAERIDVAAGKLSGGERRRLELARALVAEPQVLLSDEPLTGVDPSGAQRIGRILRARAAEGMAVLVADHRVSEALRFCDRVLLLLDGRIEADTTPSAFLEHPAVRRRYLG